The Vibrio sp. SNU_ST1 genome has a segment encoding these proteins:
- a CDS encoding Cof-type HAD-IIB family hydrolase — MTIPALKDSVKIVASDLDGTLLAPNHQLSDFTKLTLKKLHDQGYTFIFATGRHHVDVAGIRQISGIPAYMITSNGARVHDQNDQLMYSQDVPQELVQPVIDIVRQDLNIFIHMYQNEDWLLDREDEMLAKFHSESGFSYKRFEADNAPSDGIAKVFFTHPEQDHEYLVTFEQKLKDAFGDKLNIAFSTPWCLEVMAAEVSKGHALDAVAKSLNLTLDNCVAFGDGMNDAEMLAMAGKGLIMGTSHEKVMKALPDNEVIGSNADDAVAHYLEKHLL; from the coding sequence ATGACTATTCCTGCACTTAAAGATTCCGTGAAAATTGTTGCTTCTGATTTAGATGGTACGCTTTTGGCTCCCAACCATCAGCTAAGCGACTTTACCAAACTAACGCTTAAGAAGTTACACGATCAAGGTTACACCTTTATCTTCGCTACGGGTCGCCATCACGTCGACGTAGCAGGGATTCGTCAAATCTCAGGGATTCCGGCATACATGATCACGTCAAACGGTGCTCGCGTGCACGACCAGAACGATCAACTGATGTATAGCCAGGACGTACCTCAGGAATTAGTTCAACCAGTTATTGATATTGTTCGCCAAGATCTAAATATCTTTATTCATATGTACCAGAATGAAGATTGGCTACTCGACCGTGAAGACGAAATGCTCGCCAAGTTCCATAGTGAGTCTGGCTTTAGCTACAAGCGATTTGAAGCTGATAATGCCCCAAGCGATGGCATTGCTAAGGTCTTCTTCACACACCCAGAACAAGATCATGAATATCTTGTTACGTTTGAGCAAAAGCTAAAAGATGCGTTTGGAGACAAACTGAACATCGCCTTCTCAACACCTTGGTGTTTAGAAGTGATGGCCGCTGAAGTATCTAAAGGCCACGCCTTAGACGCTGTTGCGAAATCATTGAACCTGACACTGGATAACTGTGTTGCCTTTGGTGATGGCATGAATGACGCAGAGATGCTGGCGATGGCGGGTAAAGGTCTAATCATGGGCACATCACATGAAAAAGTGATGAAAGCTCTACCAGATAATGAAGTGATTGGCAGCAACGCAGACGACGCCGTTGCTCACTATCTAGAAAAGCACCTGCTCTAA
- a CDS encoding EVE domain-containing protein, which yields MAYWLFKTEPDTFSIQTLRVQTTSCWEGVRNYQARNMMRDDVKLGDLVMIYHSSCKKVGVAGIAKVTREAYPDHFQFDPESDYYDPKSSPDNPRWIMVDVEFVRVTERLIPLATLKAMPELSEMPLVKRGNRLSIMPVTEQEWQAILSKEILGSR from the coding sequence ATGGCATATTGGTTATTTAAAACAGAACCCGACACCTTTTCTATTCAGACTCTGAGAGTACAAACAACCTCTTGTTGGGAGGGTGTACGCAACTATCAGGCTCGAAACATGATGCGTGATGACGTCAAGCTTGGAGACTTGGTGATGATATACCATTCATCATGTAAAAAAGTTGGTGTTGCGGGGATCGCGAAAGTAACCAGAGAAGCCTATCCAGACCACTTTCAGTTCGACCCAGAGAGTGATTACTACGATCCTAAGTCTTCACCTGATAACCCGCGCTGGATAATGGTTGATGTTGAGTTTGTGCGAGTGACTGAGCGCTTGATTCCTTTGGCAACGCTTAAAGCCATGCCTGAACTGTCAGAAATGCCACTGGTTAAACGGGGCAACCGATTATCGATCATGCCGGTTACCGAACAAGAGTGGCAGGCAATATTAAGCAAAGAAATACTGGGTTCTCGATAG
- a CDS encoding COG3650 family protein, which yields MKVMKNPVTWLVAFTLQGCVTAPDAPQKPELPPATLDEPLSIQPQTFIMRGQVVVGHESRTFTPCGSQQQYWLDLTPELALETQGLSTRPYQALYGELIGHLTVPSQTGYNADFTARFVVEQVNILTAENPNRCDQPLCSTRVFGNEPFWSATFDKDQLKYTKMGEQPQLLDIESSRTTPSSRDYQLEGKTAQGKLNLTKESCSDGMSDSIYGWHAKLNLNDSNYNGCATVSNQDSTLDWSGLYFASSTQNTGFSINLELNDDHSAITTYSYSNGDPSIVEQGFWQQLNQNQVQVVMTRHQQQYLISERIFTLDNGKLAAEKEKVGNVVYPIANGGLVLFEAKSAQAQVNTTANVDLTAKQVNSSDQLDPKVDQAIREYFKINNSSPDDTKYRWLTYDLNGDGKEELFAQLDWCGSGGCTLLIFENHQDNWRFNSRVTLVKGDIRLGKSQNHGWQDLIFNVSGGGATPAKHTLSYSGVSYPLNPSVAPVADDADISDVILFADSISPAQSGVKL from the coding sequence ATGAAGGTAATGAAAAACCCAGTGACATGGCTAGTCGCATTCACTCTACAAGGCTGTGTCACAGCGCCAGATGCCCCCCAAAAGCCAGAACTACCACCAGCAACCTTGGATGAGCCACTGAGCATTCAACCGCAAACCTTCATCATGCGTGGTCAAGTTGTGGTTGGCCATGAAAGCCGAACCTTCACCCCTTGCGGTAGCCAACAACAATACTGGTTAGATTTAACGCCAGAACTCGCATTAGAAACACAAGGGCTCTCAACGAGACCTTACCAAGCCTTATACGGCGAGCTGATTGGTCATCTAACCGTGCCGAGCCAAACCGGGTATAACGCAGATTTCACGGCGCGTTTCGTGGTTGAACAAGTGAATATCCTAACCGCAGAAAACCCTAATCGTTGTGACCAACCACTGTGTTCAACACGAGTATTCGGTAATGAACCCTTCTGGTCAGCAACCTTCGATAAAGACCAGCTCAAATACACCAAGATGGGCGAACAACCACAGCTCCTGGATATTGAATCCAGCCGCACTACACCAAGCAGTCGTGATTACCAATTAGAAGGTAAAACAGCGCAAGGCAAACTCAACCTTACGAAAGAGAGCTGTAGCGACGGCATGAGTGATTCTATCTATGGATGGCATGCCAAGCTTAACCTCAATGACAGTAACTATAATGGCTGTGCAACGGTCTCTAACCAAGACTCAACGCTGGACTGGAGTGGGCTCTACTTCGCGAGCTCAACGCAGAATACTGGATTCTCTATCAACCTTGAGCTCAACGATGACCACAGCGCCATTACGACATACTCGTACAGCAATGGAGACCCTTCTATTGTTGAACAGGGCTTCTGGCAGCAACTGAACCAAAATCAGGTACAAGTGGTTATGACTCGCCACCAGCAACAGTACTTGATCTCTGAGCGCATCTTCACGCTCGATAACGGTAAGCTCGCCGCTGAAAAAGAGAAAGTGGGCAACGTGGTCTATCCGATTGCCAATGGCGGTCTAGTGCTATTCGAAGCTAAGAGTGCGCAAGCTCAAGTAAACACCACCGCTAATGTTGATCTAACCGCAAAACAGGTGAACTCCAGTGATCAACTTGATCCAAAAGTCGACCAAGCGATCCGCGAGTATTTTAAGATCAACAACAGTTCACCTGACGACACCAAGTACCGCTGGTTAACCTACGACCTCAACGGTGACGGTAAAGAAGAGCTGTTTGCCCAACTCGATTGGTGTGGCTCTGGTGGCTGTACACTGCTGATTTTCGAAAACCATCAAGATAACTGGCGCTTCAATAGCCGAGTGACACTGGTTAAGGGCGACATACGCTTAGGTAAATCGCAAAACCACGGATGGCAGGATTTGATCTTCAATGTCAGTGGCGGCGGTGCAACACCTGCGAAACACACACTGTCCTACTCTGGTGTCAGCTACCCGCTAAACCCAAGTGTCGCTCCAGTTGCAGATGATGCTGATATCAGCGACGTGATTTTGTTTGCTGATAGTATCTCACCCGCACAAAGTGGAGTGAAGCTGTAA
- a CDS encoding tRNA-uridine aminocarboxypropyltransferase: MSNQQACPDCGFTHQCVCHLIPTAQSQTDLVLLTHENELSRDTNTGKLLQQSLEQCQSLVWQRKIPPAKLMALLEDETRQPFLLFPSDQSIECQQAVMTQAQNRKPLFIILDGTWQEAKKMLNKSSWLQAVPQVHLDITSESSYTLRRNQDSGHLCTCEVGIELLKSLGESEPAKLIDDYYQQYLKVFHADKCGHALK; this comes from the coding sequence ATGAGTAACCAACAAGCTTGCCCTGATTGTGGCTTCACTCACCAGTGCGTTTGTCACCTAATACCGACGGCTCAAAGCCAAACCGATCTTGTACTATTGACTCATGAGAATGAGCTGTCGCGAGACACCAACACCGGAAAGCTGCTTCAGCAATCTCTTGAGCAGTGTCAGTCCTTGGTATGGCAAAGGAAAATACCACCAGCAAAGCTAATGGCACTGCTTGAAGATGAAACACGACAACCGTTTCTTTTATTCCCAAGTGATCAAAGCATCGAGTGTCAGCAAGCTGTGATGACCCAAGCCCAGAATCGTAAACCGCTATTCATCATCTTGGATGGCACATGGCAAGAAGCAAAGAAGATGCTTAACAAGAGCTCGTGGTTACAAGCAGTCCCACAAGTTCATCTCGACATCACCAGCGAATCCTCTTACACCTTGCGCCGCAATCAAGACAGTGGCCATTTGTGCACTTGCGAAGTGGGCATTGAATTGCTCAAATCTTTAGGTGAAAGCGAACCTGCCAAGCTCATTGATGACTACTACCAACAGTATCTAAAAGTATTCCACGCCGACAAATGTGGCCACGCCCTCAAATAG
- a CDS encoding EAL domain-containing protein — MQSTSFQIQDIKYTQRELQKIDFHQHDNLLIQVFSSFEKDSVLAACQVIQSTFPNAKLIGCSANHYISQGVILHKGLYVIVTRFEVTSYTCGVVKYSEQPRRDSQAMWQQLECNADTQSIICFADRLQINNQDLFSAFEQSIHSLPICGGASTITEHGRWVMLDGICYENAYVMLALHSVELAITKGYYCEWNPIGRTFRVTGAQDNRLAELDGIPVREVYNRYLADGLEIPFEQLYNFPLMVGEPKDQNTHLPLKVTEGGEIEFSGSFQVGDEVRFCYDHPSLTLEQIRLGVQQIASHKPEQFFIYNCTSRIDFIDGNQEVEVFQALADTYGVYCMGELYQDNGQQRILHHSLTYLALREGEGKAVLPLETQPATNISPLFSLIRNALLDVDEMNNSMASKIQQQATALTASYRIDRRTGLPNRSVLREKLSKMSSDSHLLALKVTTFGQINEKYGYRVGDKLLHDLSEYFQKALWQFFDEGCQLYSIGIGEWAVVFDSWASQEYIHQRFSEFSDQTEHVNFEPMGLPDIDYLSVSICAGVASRRDFPETSIDDLLLKAIEARRSAVSQNKHLVSAKTLIQLEKHRQEQLGWLSCVSRAVLNQNIVACSQPIVLAHSHQVESYECLVRIEEDGQLIAPGKFLPIIEGTHLYTRLSRQMITRTFDFMSQRTDSFSINLAPQDFSNEKTILHLEQAIKKISHPQRIGLEVLETEQIQDYGRLIEVCNHFRDLGVNIIVDDFGSGYSNIDEILKLEPQVIKLDGSLIRNIDKDKKQRKIAQQLVSLCQILNAKTVAEFVHNEQVCRIAEDMGVDYLQGYYFGQPQRLF, encoded by the coding sequence ATGCAATCGACCTCTTTCCAGATACAAGACATTAAGTACACCCAGCGTGAATTGCAAAAGATAGATTTTCATCAACATGACAATCTACTGATTCAGGTGTTTTCTTCTTTCGAGAAAGATTCGGTGTTGGCTGCCTGCCAAGTAATTCAGTCGACTTTCCCCAACGCCAAATTGATTGGTTGTAGCGCTAATCACTACATCAGCCAAGGTGTGATCCTGCATAAAGGTCTCTATGTTATTGTTACTCGCTTTGAGGTGACGTCTTACACTTGTGGTGTTGTCAAATATAGCGAGCAACCTCGACGGGATAGCCAAGCGATGTGGCAGCAGCTTGAATGTAATGCTGATACTCAAAGCATTATTTGTTTCGCCGATCGCTTGCAGATAAATAACCAAGATTTATTTTCAGCGTTTGAGCAGTCGATACATTCATTACCTATTTGTGGCGGTGCATCGACCATTACAGAGCATGGACGATGGGTGATGCTCGATGGTATTTGCTATGAAAATGCCTATGTCATGTTAGCGTTGCACAGTGTTGAACTCGCAATTACTAAGGGGTATTACTGCGAATGGAACCCCATTGGTCGTACCTTCCGAGTGACTGGTGCTCAAGATAATCGGCTAGCTGAATTGGACGGTATACCTGTCCGAGAAGTCTATAATCGTTACCTCGCTGACGGTCTCGAAATCCCTTTTGAGCAACTGTATAACTTCCCCTTGATGGTCGGTGAACCAAAAGACCAGAACACTCACTTACCGCTCAAGGTGACAGAGGGCGGAGAGATAGAATTCAGTGGGTCGTTTCAGGTTGGTGATGAGGTGCGGTTTTGTTATGACCACCCTTCATTGACCCTAGAGCAAATCCGATTGGGCGTTCAACAGATTGCTTCCCATAAACCAGAACAGTTTTTTATCTACAACTGTACCTCTCGCATTGATTTCATTGATGGCAACCAAGAGGTTGAGGTTTTCCAAGCATTAGCGGACACCTATGGCGTGTACTGCATGGGAGAGCTCTATCAAGATAATGGCCAGCAACGAATTTTGCATCATAGCCTCACTTATCTTGCGCTTAGGGAAGGTGAAGGCAAGGCGGTATTGCCATTAGAGACACAACCCGCGACCAATATTTCCCCTCTGTTTTCATTGATACGAAATGCTCTGCTTGATGTCGATGAGATGAACAACAGCATGGCGAGTAAGATTCAACAGCAAGCGACCGCATTGACCGCGAGCTACCGAATTGATCGCCGTACAGGTTTACCTAACCGAAGCGTACTGCGTGAAAAACTGTCAAAAATGAGTAGTGATAGTCATTTGTTGGCTTTGAAAGTCACCACATTTGGCCAAATCAATGAGAAGTATGGCTATCGAGTCGGTGACAAGCTTCTGCATGATTTAAGCGAGTATTTTCAAAAGGCGCTGTGGCAGTTCTTTGATGAGGGGTGTCAGCTCTATAGCATTGGTATTGGTGAGTGGGCGGTGGTGTTTGATAGTTGGGCCAGCCAAGAATACATTCATCAGCGTTTCTCTGAATTTTCAGATCAAACCGAGCATGTTAATTTTGAGCCGATGGGGCTACCCGATATCGATTATCTTTCGGTTTCAATCTGTGCGGGTGTCGCGAGTCGTCGAGACTTTCCTGAGACCTCGATTGATGACTTGTTACTGAAAGCGATTGAAGCTCGACGCAGTGCGGTGAGCCAAAATAAACATCTGGTGAGTGCCAAGACGTTAATTCAACTGGAGAAGCATCGCCAAGAGCAGCTTGGCTGGCTATCGTGTGTGAGCCGCGCAGTACTCAATCAAAATATTGTGGCGTGTTCCCAACCTATTGTATTGGCGCATAGCCATCAGGTAGAAAGCTATGAGTGCTTAGTTCGAATTGAAGAGGACGGTCAGTTGATTGCGCCGGGTAAGTTCTTGCCGATCATTGAGGGAACTCATCTCTATACGCGTTTAAGTCGTCAGATGATAACGCGTACCTTTGATTTTATGAGTCAGCGAACCGATTCGTTCTCAATTAACTTAGCACCCCAAGATTTTAGCAATGAGAAAACCATTCTTCACCTTGAGCAAGCTATCAAGAAAATCAGTCACCCACAGCGTATTGGCTTAGAAGTGTTAGAAACGGAACAAATTCAGGATTACGGTCGCTTGATCGAGGTGTGTAATCACTTCCGCGACCTTGGTGTGAATATTATTGTTGATGACTTTGGTTCTGGCTATTCGAACATTGATGAGATATTGAAGTTAGAACCACAAGTCATAAAGCTTGATGGTAGTTTAATTCGGAATATTGATAAAGATAAGAAACAGCGCAAGATCGCTCAGCAATTGGTGAGTTTATGTCAGATTCTGAATGCTAAGACGGTGGCTGAATTTGTTCATAACGAACAAGTGTGCCGTATTGCCGAAGACATGGGTGTCGATTACCTGCAAGGTTACTACTTTGGTCAGCCTCAACGCTTATTCTGA
- a CDS encoding EAL domain-containing protein, translating into MQTFTFLANTEESFKSQIDQREWCESKQYLIQILSTQSSDIARRIASVALNRIEHATLIGQSARYVICDNSLKSECTLVIISEFNDTYLTSTVQTFTGNPNQDSQDLASQLSLTEETQTVISLCDQVEGRDYPIYSAFENLSYALPVAGGLCHENEYGRWVMHNEQTYQHACVAVALTNPKLKVWSDAYSEWNPIGMKLRVSHAVGNRLYALNDKPAIEVFKQYLADGKDLPFSQLMSFPLYRELGRKKGISTPLRINDDGSIEFDSPWHVGEEAQFCYNHPSLTAEKVRHGAEMLAMHQPESVIIYNCVSRLEFIDSKLELKPFEGIVNACGAYCMGELYRNDDRQEILHHSLTYIAMRESDEINEFRCEDFQRDSTVSPLLNLVRNAVADLDSMNTQMEKKLHQQARRLTESYRIDSRTGLPNRIVLKERLNTILFNEHLLTLKLTNFHQVNEKYGYQVGDQLLLDLSNHFVERLHLSVAKESKVKVELFSIGVGEWAIIFNASVDSVKIEQRFVEFADGIEHINFEPYGLTDIDYLSVSLCGGFASRCDFLADSGDEILLKAIEARRYGVRNNTHITNAKNIQVSEEDRKEQLGWLSCVSRAILDQNIITYSQPIVASGTHEMIGQECLVRIMESDGTIVPPGKFLPIIADTHLYTRLSRHMIRNTIGYMANKQSSFSINLSPQDLLSDKTLEVLESAISGMNDPTRLGLEVLESEQIKDYGRMIEVCDHFRALGARIIVDDFGSGYSNIDEIIKLEPQIIKLDGSLIRNIDKDQKQRNIASQLVRLCQVFNAKTVAEFVHNQQVCEIAEQMGVDYLQGYYFGEPKRLF; encoded by the coding sequence ATGCAAACATTTACATTTCTCGCAAATACTGAGGAGTCCTTTAAGTCTCAAATTGATCAGCGAGAGTGGTGTGAAAGCAAACAGTACCTTATTCAAATTCTCTCTACTCAATCCTCAGATATCGCTCGTCGAATTGCGAGTGTTGCCCTCAATCGTATAGAACATGCAACGTTAATCGGTCAGAGCGCCCGTTATGTTATTTGCGATAACAGCCTAAAGAGTGAATGTACTTTAGTCATTATTAGTGAATTTAACGATACCTATTTAACGTCTACAGTTCAGACATTTACCGGTAACCCAAACCAAGATAGCCAAGATCTCGCTTCTCAATTAAGCCTTACAGAAGAAACCCAAACGGTTATCAGCTTGTGCGATCAGGTTGAAGGGCGTGATTACCCTATCTATAGCGCCTTTGAGAATTTGTCTTACGCATTACCTGTTGCTGGTGGGCTGTGTCATGAGAATGAATATGGTCGTTGGGTCATGCATAACGAACAAACTTACCAACATGCGTGTGTTGCTGTCGCATTGACTAACCCTAAGTTGAAGGTTTGGTCGGACGCGTACTCTGAGTGGAATCCGATTGGGATGAAACTACGAGTGTCGCATGCTGTCGGAAATCGTTTATATGCGTTGAATGACAAGCCGGCTATCGAGGTGTTTAAACAATACCTTGCGGATGGTAAAGATCTCCCTTTCAGTCAGCTGATGAGCTTCCCACTGTATCGAGAACTTGGCAGAAAGAAGGGCATCTCGACGCCTCTACGCATTAACGATGATGGTAGTATCGAGTTTGATAGCCCTTGGCATGTCGGTGAAGAGGCTCAGTTTTGTTATAACCACCCTTCTTTGACCGCAGAAAAAGTGCGTCATGGTGCTGAGATGCTTGCCATGCATCAGCCTGAATCTGTGATCATCTATAATTGTGTCTCTCGACTTGAATTTATCGACAGTAAACTTGAGCTTAAACCATTTGAAGGGATAGTAAACGCGTGTGGTGCATACTGTATGGGTGAGCTATATCGCAATGACGATCGACAAGAGATACTGCATCACAGCCTTACCTATATTGCGATGAGAGAGTCGGACGAGATTAATGAGTTTCGTTGTGAAGATTTCCAGCGTGACTCAACGGTATCGCCACTACTCAACCTAGTCAGAAATGCGGTCGCTGACCTCGATAGCATGAACACTCAGATGGAAAAAAAACTCCATCAACAAGCACGTCGCTTAACCGAAAGTTACCGTATTGATTCTCGTACTGGGCTACCTAACCGTATTGTATTAAAAGAGCGCCTCAATACGATTTTGTTCAATGAACATCTACTGACGCTGAAGCTGACTAATTTCCATCAAGTTAATGAAAAATACGGTTATCAAGTGGGTGATCAGTTACTGCTTGATCTGTCGAATCATTTTGTCGAACGATTGCACCTGAGTGTGGCTAAGGAATCCAAGGTAAAGGTTGAGCTGTTCAGTATTGGTGTCGGTGAGTGGGCGATCATCTTTAATGCGAGTGTCGATAGCGTGAAGATAGAACAACGTTTTGTTGAGTTTGCTGATGGCATTGAGCACATTAATTTTGAACCATATGGATTAACCGACATAGATTACCTTTCGGTTTCCCTGTGCGGTGGTTTCGCTAGTCGCTGTGATTTCTTAGCTGATAGTGGTGATGAGATCTTGTTGAAAGCGATTGAAGCTCGACGCTACGGGGTGCGGAACAATACTCACATCACTAATGCTAAAAACATTCAGGTGAGTGAGGAAGATCGTAAAGAGCAACTAGGCTGGCTGAGCTGTGTAAGCCGCGCAATCTTGGATCAAAACATCATCACCTACTCACAGCCGATTGTGGCATCAGGTACCCACGAAATGATTGGCCAAGAGTGCTTGGTCAGAATCATGGAGTCGGACGGTACCATTGTACCTCCAGGTAAGTTCTTACCCATTATTGCTGATACGCATCTCTATACTCGACTTAGCCGGCACATGATTAGAAACACTATTGGCTACATGGCAAATAAGCAGAGCTCTTTTTCTATCAATCTATCCCCACAAGACTTACTGAGTGACAAGACGCTTGAGGTTCTCGAGTCAGCGATTAGTGGTATGAACGATCCTACTCGACTTGGCCTAGAGGTTCTCGAGTCTGAACAGATCAAAGATTATGGCCGCATGATAGAAGTGTGTGATCACTTCCGTGCTCTTGGGGCGAGAATCATTGTTGATGACTTTGGCTCTGGTTATTCCAATATTGATGAGATCATTAAGCTTGAGCCGCAAATCATTAAGCTCGACGGTAGCTTGATTCGCAATATCGACAAAGACCAAAAGCAAAGGAATATCGCCTCTCAATTAGTACGCTTGTGTCAGGTGTTTAACGCCAAAACAGTTGCCGAATTTGTCCATAACCAACAGGTTTGTGAAATTGCAGAGCAAATGGGAGTCGATTATCTGCAAGGTTATTACTTCGGTGAGCCTAAGCGATTGTTTTAG
- the yigB gene encoding 5-amino-6-(5-phospho-D-ribitylamino)uracil phosphatase YigB translates to MRIYRGLKPIKAMTFDLDDTLYDNWPVIMKVEKEMALWLYQKHPVSASLSLEEWHGIKLQVASENPALKHDVTVWRETQIKRGLLQLGYSQQQAEQAAREGIEHALWLRNQVDVPQETHRVMTELSQRIPLVAITNGNVDPHKIGLGQYFQLILTAGPDGRAKPYPDMFDKAQQYLDCDAENILHVGDHLRTDVYGAKKNGFQACWFNDMGSNLYSSPKATVLPDVEIEQLSDLVRLI, encoded by the coding sequence ATGCGAATTTATCGAGGGCTAAAGCCCATCAAAGCCATGACCTTTGATTTGGATGATACCTTGTACGACAACTGGCCTGTGATCATGAAGGTTGAGAAAGAGATGGCACTGTGGCTTTATCAAAAGCATCCTGTGTCTGCATCTTTATCGCTAGAAGAGTGGCACGGGATCAAGCTACAAGTTGCATCTGAAAACCCAGCTTTAAAACATGATGTCACAGTATGGCGTGAAACACAGATTAAGCGTGGTTTGTTACAACTGGGTTATTCTCAGCAGCAAGCAGAGCAAGCCGCTCGTGAGGGAATCGAACATGCCTTGTGGCTGCGTAATCAAGTCGATGTGCCACAAGAAACGCATCGAGTGATGACTGAGCTGAGCCAACGTATTCCTTTAGTTGCGATTACTAATGGCAATGTCGACCCACATAAAATTGGCTTGGGACAGTACTTTCAATTAATCCTTACAGCCGGTCCTGATGGCAGAGCAAAACCCTACCCAGATATGTTTGATAAAGCCCAGCAATACCTAGATTGTGACGCTGAGAATATTCTTCATGTTGGTGATCATCTGAGAACGGATGTCTATGGAGCTAAGAAAAATGGTTTCCAAGCGTGCTGGTTTAATGATATGGGTTCCAATTTATATTCTTCCCCGAAGGCAACAGTGCTACCTGATGTTGAAATAGAGCAACTTAGTGATCTTGTGCGATTAATTTAA
- the xerC gene encoding tyrosine recombinase XerC, translating into MSLEPKIPLPNSLQNPLSRFYEYLRSEKGLSLHTQRNYKQQLETMAAHLVTLGLRDWAQVDAAWVRQLASKGMREGMKASSIATRLSSLRSFFDFLVLRGDMTANPAKGVSAPRKQRPLPKNLDVDEVGQLLDVNEDDPLSIRDRAMMEVMYGAGLRLAELVGINLKDVLGRQGEIRVIGKGDKERKAPFSGLAKEWVDKWLKVRGELASSGETALFVSKLGTRISHRSVQKRMEEWGKKQSVASHISPHKLRHSFATHVLESSQNLRAVQELLGHENISTTQVYTHLDFQHLAQAYDQAHPRARKKNKD; encoded by the coding sequence ATGAGCCTAGAGCCCAAAATACCTCTTCCTAACAGCCTTCAAAATCCACTTTCTCGCTTCTATGAATATCTCAGAAGCGAGAAGGGACTCAGCCTGCATACCCAACGCAATTACAAACAACAACTTGAAACCATGGCCGCTCATTTAGTCACTCTCGGACTAAGGGATTGGGCTCAAGTCGATGCGGCGTGGGTAAGACAGCTTGCCAGTAAAGGTATGCGTGAGGGAATGAAGGCGAGCAGTATTGCGACTCGCTTATCGTCACTGCGCAGCTTCTTTGATTTCCTTGTTTTGCGCGGTGATATGACTGCTAACCCTGCTAAAGGAGTTTCTGCACCTCGCAAACAGCGTCCTTTGCCTAAAAACCTCGATGTTGATGAAGTCGGGCAGCTGCTTGACGTAAACGAGGACGACCCGTTATCGATTCGTGACAGAGCGATGATGGAAGTGATGTATGGCGCAGGCTTACGACTGGCTGAGTTGGTCGGTATCAATCTTAAAGATGTGCTAGGTCGACAAGGCGAAATCCGAGTGATAGGTAAAGGCGACAAAGAACGTAAAGCCCCGTTTTCGGGTTTGGCTAAAGAGTGGGTCGATAAATGGCTCAAAGTACGCGGTGAATTGGCTTCGTCGGGAGAAACAGCGCTGTTTGTCTCCAAATTAGGGACCCGGATCTCTCATCGCAGCGTGCAAAAGCGCATGGAGGAGTGGGGGAAGAAGCAGTCTGTCGCGAGCCACATTAGCCCGCATAAACTGCGTCACTCCTTTGCAACACATGTACTTGAGTCGAGCCAAAATCTTCGTGCTGTTCAAGAGTTACTCGGCCATGAAAACATCTCGACCACTCAAGTGTATACCCACTTAGACTTCCAACACTTAGCACAAGCTTATGACCAAGCTCATCCAAGAGCTCGTAAGAAGAATAAAGATTAG
- a CDS encoding DUF484 family protein codes for MSYVEGDTLTAEVVAEYLRDNPDFFQNRKDLVDRLAINNVEQGAVSLVEVQLKRQRHRIEELEEEITGLMSLAANNDKTFYEFMDLQAQVLKCSDFIEVIKAVEQKALELGLKAHVRVLSQLGFYQLNEERYSKFSLNHFNGKDAYLGRLRKADRHDLFGDYPVPELGSYVVLPLAKRSPLGVLAFSSEDGGHFQPHMDTLFLRHLALVVAHLADTLPWQINNEPRAQNTSS; via the coding sequence TTGTCTTACGTTGAAGGCGACACTCTGACTGCAGAAGTGGTTGCGGAATATTTACGTGATAACCCAGATTTCTTTCAAAACAGGAAAGATTTGGTTGATCGCCTTGCTATTAATAATGTTGAGCAAGGCGCTGTTTCTCTGGTTGAGGTACAGCTTAAACGCCAGCGTCATAGAATCGAAGAGCTGGAAGAAGAGATCACTGGCCTGATGTCACTAGCGGCGAATAATGATAAAACTTTCTATGAATTCATGGATCTGCAAGCTCAAGTGTTGAAATGCAGTGACTTCATTGAGGTTATCAAGGCTGTTGAACAAAAAGCGTTAGAGCTAGGGCTTAAGGCTCACGTTCGAGTTCTCTCACAGTTAGGCTTTTATCAGCTGAATGAAGAGCGCTACTCGAAGTTCTCGCTTAACCACTTCAATGGCAAAGATGCTTATCTAGGGCGATTGAGAAAGGCAGACAGGCACGATTTGTTTGGTGATTATCCAGTTCCAGAGCTAGGCTCTTATGTAGTATTGCCACTTGCTAAGCGATCTCCTCTGGGTGTACTCGCTTTTTCTAGTGAAGATGGCGGACACTTCCAGCCCCATATGGATACGCTATTTTTGCGCCATTTAGCACTTGTTGTCGCTCATTTGGCGGACACCTTACCTTGGCAGATAAATAATGAGCCTAGAGCCCAAAATACCTCTTCCTAA